In Onthophagus taurus isolate NC chromosome 6, IU_Otau_3.0, whole genome shotgun sequence, a genomic segment contains:
- the LOC139430279 gene encoding myb/SANT-like DNA-binding domain-containing protein 3 isoform X2, whose translation MEPKRTFMSADEKRILLDLVGKYNDIECKKSDCVSTSKKRKSWENLTEEYNSMAETTFRTLEQLRTCWENIKARRKKELAAEKKARMATGGGLFVPIPDDDAVDAVLNAVDIELSEAIDSETCTAGGSTEYNLDRNSVLQPVVVEQGSSSEPSKCLLLKCTTAYQ comes from the exons ATGGAACCAAAACGAACCTTTATGAGCGCGGacgaaaaaagaattttgttaGATTTGGTGGGTAAATATAATGATATTGAATGCAAAAAGTCAGATTGCGTATCGACTTCAAAAAAGAGAAAGTCCTGGGAAAATCTTACCGAAGAATATAATTCTATGGCTGAAACAACCTtt CGTACATTGGAGCAACTTAGAACATGTTGGGAAAACATCAAAGCTAGAAGGAAGAAAGAATTAGCCGCTGAAAAGAAGGCAAGGATGGCTACAGGAGGTGGATTATTCGTTCCAATCCCAGATGATGATGCGGTTGACGCTGTCTTAAATGCTGTTGATATTGAACTGTCGGAAGCTATTGATAGTGAAACTTGTACAGCTGGTGGTAGTACGGAGTATAATTTAGATAGAAATAGTGTACTCCAACCAGTTGTCGTCGAGCAAGGCTCTAGCTCTGAACCCAGCAAGTGCTtgcttttaaaa TGCACCACCGCATATCAGTAA
- the LOC139430279 gene encoding myb/SANT-like DNA-binding domain-containing protein 3 isoform X1 produces MEPKRTFMSADEKRILLDLVGKYNDIECKKSDCVSTSKKRKSWENLTEEYNSMAETTFRTLEQLRTCWENIKARRKKELAAEKKARMATGGGLFVPIPDDDAVDAVLNAVDIELSEAIDSETCTAGGSTEYNLDRNSVLQPVVVEQGSSSEPSKCLLLKVIILTFILNLFLKDTPTVHHRISVTPRVRSSREKVVSALEEEAEMRLKRLRQQRINDNELHKAQMKEIEERRQQAAELHEINKRSLLYSLFDDPRQEELA; encoded by the exons ATGGAACCAAAACGAACCTTTATGAGCGCGGacgaaaaaagaattttgttaGATTTGGTGGGTAAATATAATGATATTGAATGCAAAAAGTCAGATTGCGTATCGACTTCAAAAAAGAGAAAGTCCTGGGAAAATCTTACCGAAGAATATAATTCTATGGCTGAAACAACCTtt CGTACATTGGAGCAACTTAGAACATGTTGGGAAAACATCAAAGCTAGAAGGAAGAAAGAATTAGCCGCTGAAAAGAAGGCAAGGATGGCTACAGGAGGTGGATTATTCGTTCCAATCCCAGATGATGATGCGGTTGACGCTGTCTTAAATGCTGTTGATATTGAACTGTCGGAAGCTATTGATAGTGAAACTTGTACAGCTGGTGGTAGTACGGAGTATAATTTAGATAGAAATAGTGTACTCCAACCAGTTGTCGTCGAGCAAGGCTCTAGCTCTGAACCCAGCAAGTGCTtgcttttaaaagtaattattttaacctttatattgaatttatttctcaaagaTACTCCGACAGTGCACCACCGCATATCAGTAACCCCGAGGGTCCGGAGCAGTCGAGAGAAGGTTGTCAGCGCCTTAGAAGAGGAGGCCGAGATGAGGTTGAAGAGATTAAGGCAACAAAGAATTAATGACAACGAATTGCATAAGGCACAAATGaaagaaatagaagaaagaagACAGCAGGCAGCAGAATTGCATGAGATAAATAAGCGTTCCTTATTATATTCCCTCTTCGACGATCCACGGCAGGAAGAACTGGCATAA